One Fibrobacter sp. UWB16 DNA window includes the following coding sequences:
- a CDS encoding fibrobacter succinogenes major paralogous domain-containing protein: protein MLAYPLVLSFTLFFFAACSENTSSVDLDEETSASLSSSFAKQEKSSSSSAKSSSSVKALSSVSAKKVDDGCVFDSLSNTVKDLRDGQTYKTVKIGNQVWMVENLNYKTVDSFCYNDNENNCSKYGRLYTWPAAMDSVGVFSENGKNCGFSKKCSLTYPVRGICFNGWHIPDAKEWNTLFAMADSIGTKLKSTSDWNRSNGNGTDVFGFSALPAGFRDFLGDYYGEKSETYYWCSTERDWYKAYYVGLQSYEGINAKLGYEKDFAISVRCIKD from the coding sequence ATGCTTGCTTATCCTCTTGTTTTGTCATTCACGTTGTTTTTCTTTGCCGCATGCAGTGAAAACACCTCGTCCGTGGACTTGGATGAGGAAACTAGCGCTTCTCTTTCGTCTTCTTTTGCAAAACAGGAAAAGTCTAGTAGTAGCTCTGCAAAATCAAGCAGTTCAGTAAAAGCTTTGTCTAGTGTTTCCGCTAAAAAGGTTGACGATGGTTGTGTTTTTGATTCTTTATCGAATACGGTCAAAGATTTGCGTGATGGGCAAACGTACAAAACGGTGAAAATTGGTAATCAGGTTTGGATGGTGGAAAACCTCAACTACAAAACGGTAGATAGTTTTTGCTATAACGATAATGAGAATAATTGCTCTAAATACGGAAGACTTTATACTTGGCCGGCTGCAATGGATAGTGTTGGCGTATTCAGTGAAAATGGCAAGAACTGCGGTTTTAGCAAGAAATGCTCACTGACATATCCAGTGCGAGGAATTTGCTTTAACGGATGGCATATTCCCGATGCTAAGGAGTGGAATACGCTGTTTGCTATGGCAGATTCAATAGGAACAAAACTCAAGTCTACATCTGATTGGAATCGTAGCAACGGAAATGGTACGGATGTATTCGGTTTTTCGGCACTACCTGCGGGTTTTAGGGACTTTCTTGGTGATTACTATGGTGAAAAATCCGAAACGTATTATTGGTGTTCTACAGAACGAGATTGGTATAAAGCTTATTATGTAGGGCTGCAAAGTTACGAAGGTATCAATGCAAAGTTGGGGTACGAAAAGGATTTTGCCATTTCTGTCCGTTGCATTAAAGACTAA
- the glyA gene encoding serine hydroxymethyltransferase: MLKSTLQQTDPEIYNIIQEEAERQEYGIELIASENYTSKAVMEAMGSVLTNKYSEGYVGKRYYGGNEVIDKMEALAIDRCKKLFGCDHVNIQPLSGSPANAAVYFAVLKPGDKVLGLKLDHGGHLSHGHPVNFSGMLYNFVQYEVDKETGRIDMDKVREIALREKPKMILAGFSAYSRNLDWKRFKEIADEVGALTMADISHIAGLIAGKAIESPVPYFDIVTTTTHKTLRGPRSAIIMCKDRTIQKMVKGELKEVSLAKEIDKGVFPGMQGGPHDHINAGKAVAFLEALQPEFQTYAKNVIKNAQAMCAEMQKLGYKVISDGTDNHLIVVDMTSKGVSGKEAEVAMEKVGISCSRSTIPFDPRKPMDPSGVRLGTAAITTRGFDEEDTREVARIIDRAIQAKDDEAALAKIREDIVALCKKHPLYK, from the coding sequence ATGCTTAAATCTACACTGCAACAGACCGATCCGGAAATCTACAACATCATTCAGGAAGAAGCCGAACGCCAGGAATATGGCATCGAGCTCATCGCTTCTGAAAACTACACCTCCAAGGCAGTCATGGAAGCTATGGGTTCCGTGCTGACCAACAAGTACAGCGAAGGCTACGTTGGCAAGCGCTACTATGGTGGTAACGAAGTGATCGACAAGATGGAAGCTCTGGCCATCGACCGTTGCAAGAAGCTCTTTGGTTGTGACCACGTGAACATCCAGCCGCTGTCCGGTTCTCCGGCCAACGCTGCCGTGTACTTCGCCGTCCTCAAACCGGGCGACAAGGTCCTCGGCCTCAAACTCGACCACGGTGGACACCTTTCTCACGGTCATCCGGTGAACTTCTCCGGTATGCTCTACAACTTCGTGCAGTACGAAGTCGATAAGGAAACTGGTCGCATCGACATGGACAAGGTCCGCGAAATTGCTCTCCGCGAAAAGCCGAAGATGATCCTCGCTGGTTTCTCTGCTTACAGCCGTAACCTCGACTGGAAGCGCTTCAAGGAAATCGCAGACGAAGTTGGCGCTCTCACGATGGCTGACATTTCTCACATTGCTGGCCTCATCGCCGGTAAGGCAATCGAATCTCCGGTGCCGTACTTCGACATCGTGACCACCACGACTCACAAGACTCTCCGTGGCCCGCGTTCCGCTATCATCATGTGCAAGGACCGCACGATCCAGAAGATGGTGAAGGGCGAACTCAAGGAAGTTTCTTTGGCCAAGGAAATCGACAAGGGCGTGTTCCCGGGCATGCAGGGTGGTCCGCATGACCACATCAACGCCGGTAAGGCCGTTGCATTCCTCGAAGCTCTGCAGCCGGAATTCCAGACCTACGCGAAGAACGTCATCAAGAACGCTCAGGCTATGTGCGCCGAAATGCAGAAGCTCGGTTACAAGGTCATCAGCGATGGCACCGACAACCACCTCATCGTTGTCGATATGACTTCTAAGGGCGTTTCCGGTAAGGAAGCTGAAGTTGCCATGGAAAAGGTCGGCATCTCCTGCAGCCGTTCCACGATTCCGTTCGATCCGCGCAAGCCGATGGACCCGTCCGGTGTTCGTCTCGGTACTGCTGCTATCACGACCCGTGGCTTCGACGAAGAAGACACCCGCGAAGTGGCTCGCATTATCGACCGTGCAATCCAGGCTAAGGACGACGAAGCCGCTCTCGCCAAGATTCGCGAAGACATCGTCGCTCTCTGCAAGAAGCACCCGCTTTACAAATAA
- a CDS encoding fibro-slime domain-containing protein — protein sequence MLKKYVLGLFLGITAAFASGQQKTIAFFTPWSNTNAVLYMGGDSVATMTSLENYCGWFKATVDAPESDFKVYFKQTVGFNYVGAEGLVSTEPTMATGIALDSVAALSDTIWVQGYKTDVPALFSKYPGVLGDCPLKKIPVTVYDWLHGTKGDGDGSGKNGDPANGVSADFGSGGCSGKSKAVTGMVEYNLGPNGVPVRANPFPENCKITDHLDSWFLPQVIGMDTAGNEYTNMTCRDLYVSLDDDGFWLAEVSKDRISEGNEKNSDGMFLLDDFEYLDDAKTVPNPYFDQLKGTKIGKHNFGYTAKIQATFEYVPGQYFDFYGDDDVWVFIDNRLAVDIGGQHAQVAGAVDLDTIGQNTGNKLVPGKTYDFHIFYVERHTGSSNFRMRTSIDLHVDASIFLTSDNRDEGKRFEIWQINKKNKLSCNYDANSTELDTIGGVSTFTLTGGNLAEPEILDVGTHYEGIVITSDSTFYIDSAAIVSNVALAPGHYFLEITLKADPSQKTKVEITVPSYAVPSVAFMKTDWTILGKNVSGDTAQIGEWAYATYQVNIAFFEEWAKVNNYNRKINLSFSDVNIDVLDTVDGNKINAVNLDANGKATFFVRANAPVSGVTLTAKGAAAGVSVWTDLVFAAPPVPRVSNAIAIDRNGDGRADSLYVHFDKSLKQKSKLDSIQFTFGESFNTTSKFTIVNENDIVITAENLTPQNCSGDVCGFGSKVFTGGTSDVYVGSLNNWFTYEDKGKTGRFYMENEPIADGVGPVILTAVKSKNNSGNVMLLLTFSETVSDESKKNFVQMFDFLCVRSGENRTPENPMLQGGADKTMLLIYGATAKDAVLPTSGDRVRFTVDGIVTDLAQNKAHKENPWVVIAGDQELSLESPNVVLIGEDPYDIIKKDSVTQALLIPNTAQNAQEIGDSLGVQGSLVDFDVSKIMIEQTQTAVNHLDAFIESRIDNTVHYDTTVTSISEEEALVQLFNDIRTVVVDTSYGFSEETVNGILDGAINEGNYKLIVRPEDQALIATMVEANVDASRDTTIAIDEILSVTQADLFDAIRQGKMDRELLQAGVSQELIDAIKNGDVNEFNIGEYRSGEKTVISGDDVELYYHTRYFSHLGEFVGDYSSSIKCSDRDLYGEEGCLKTKGRIFLAWNMRSNNGRLVGTGVYIERLEIKVIVNGKKNIHQVRDKLMGVRRKGGALSHKNSL from the coding sequence ATGTTGAAAAAATATGTGTTAGGGCTGTTTCTAGGCATTACGGCTGCTTTTGCAAGCGGCCAACAAAAAACAATTGCTTTCTTTACTCCGTGGTCGAATACGAATGCTGTCCTTTATATGGGCGGCGATTCTGTAGCCACCATGACTTCGCTTGAAAATTACTGCGGGTGGTTCAAGGCTACGGTAGATGCCCCTGAAAGCGATTTCAAGGTTTACTTTAAACAGACCGTCGGATTTAATTATGTCGGCGCCGAAGGCTTGGTCTCGACGGAACCGACTATGGCGACTGGAATTGCGCTTGATTCTGTGGCGGCCCTTTCGGATACGATTTGGGTTCAAGGCTACAAGACGGATGTGCCCGCGCTATTTTCGAAATATCCTGGCGTTCTTGGCGATTGCCCGCTAAAGAAAATTCCTGTGACTGTTTACGACTGGCTTCATGGAACTAAGGGCGATGGAGACGGTAGCGGTAAAAATGGCGACCCGGCAAACGGTGTGAGCGCTGATTTTGGGTCGGGTGGATGCTCTGGCAAATCGAAGGCTGTGACGGGCATGGTCGAATACAATCTCGGTCCAAACGGCGTTCCTGTTCGTGCAAATCCGTTCCCGGAAAACTGCAAGATTACGGATCATTTGGATAGCTGGTTCTTGCCACAGGTTATCGGCATGGATACTGCGGGTAACGAGTACACCAATATGACTTGCCGCGACCTTTATGTTTCTTTGGACGATGATGGATTTTGGCTTGCAGAAGTGTCGAAAGACCGCATATCGGAAGGCAACGAAAAGAATTCAGATGGCATGTTCCTACTGGATGATTTTGAATATCTCGATGATGCAAAGACCGTTCCGAATCCTTATTTTGACCAACTTAAGGGAACAAAAATCGGCAAGCATAATTTTGGCTATACTGCAAAAATTCAGGCGACCTTTGAATATGTTCCAGGGCAGTATTTTGATTTTTATGGAGACGATGACGTTTGGGTGTTTATTGATAATCGATTGGCTGTAGATATCGGTGGCCAGCACGCCCAAGTGGCGGGTGCCGTGGATCTCGATACGATTGGTCAAAATACTGGGAACAAGCTTGTTCCTGGAAAGACTTATGATTTCCACATCTTTTACGTTGAACGCCATACGGGTTCCTCGAATTTCCGCATGCGCACCTCCATTGACTTGCATGTGGATGCGTCGATTTTCTTGACGTCTGATAATCGCGATGAAGGAAAGCGTTTTGAAATTTGGCAAATCAATAAGAAAAATAAGCTGTCTTGCAATTACGATGCAAATTCAACGGAACTGGATACGATTGGAGGCGTCTCTACGTTTACGCTCACCGGCGGAAATCTTGCAGAACCTGAAATTCTTGATGTCGGAACGCATTACGAAGGCATCGTAATTACAAGCGATTCGACATTCTACATTGACTCGGCGGCGATTGTGTCGAATGTTGCCCTTGCTCCTGGTCATTACTTCTTGGAAATTACGTTGAAGGCAGATCCCAGCCAAAAGACTAAAGTTGAAATTACGGTTCCCTCTTATGCGGTGCCAAGCGTTGCTTTTATGAAGACGGATTGGACTATTCTCGGGAAAAATGTTTCTGGCGATACGGCGCAAATTGGCGAATGGGCGTATGCGACCTATCAAGTGAATATTGCCTTCTTTGAAGAATGGGCGAAGGTCAACAATTACAATCGAAAGATAAATCTATCATTCTCCGATGTGAATATTGATGTTTTGGATACTGTGGACGGAAATAAAATCAATGCTGTGAATTTGGATGCAAATGGAAAAGCAACATTCTTTGTCCGTGCTAATGCGCCTGTGTCGGGCGTGACGCTTACGGCGAAGGGTGCTGCTGCAGGTGTGTCCGTGTGGACGGACCTTGTGTTTGCGGCTCCGCCGGTTCCCCGCGTGTCAAATGCCATTGCGATTGACCGAAACGGTGATGGTCGTGCTGATAGTTTGTATGTGCATTTTGATAAATCTCTCAAGCAAAAGAGCAAACTCGATTCTATCCAGTTTACTTTTGGGGAATCGTTTAATACGACCTCCAAGTTTACGATTGTCAATGAAAATGATATTGTAATTACGGCTGAAAACTTGACTCCGCAAAATTGCTCTGGGGATGTGTGCGGCTTTGGAAGCAAGGTTTTTACAGGGGGCACCTCGGACGTTTATGTCGGAAGTTTAAACAATTGGTTTACCTATGAAGACAAAGGAAAGACTGGTCGCTTCTATATGGAAAATGAACCCATTGCTGATGGGGTCGGGCCTGTTATTCTTACGGCTGTAAAATCAAAAAATAATAGTGGAAATGTAATGCTCTTGCTTACTTTCAGCGAAACCGTGTCCGATGAATCCAAAAAGAATTTTGTACAAATGTTCGATTTCCTCTGTGTACGTTCAGGAGAAAATCGTACTCCTGAAAATCCGATGCTGCAAGGAGGGGCTGATAAAACCATGTTGCTCATTTACGGGGCGACTGCAAAAGATGCGGTGCTCCCGACTAGTGGTGATCGCGTTCGTTTTACCGTTGATGGAATTGTTACAGACCTTGCACAAAATAAGGCCCATAAAGAGAACCCTTGGGTTGTCATAGCCGGGGATCAGGAACTTTCTCTTGAAAGTCCCAATGTGGTACTGATTGGCGAAGATCCTTATGATATCATCAAGAAGGATTCCGTTACACAGGCTCTGCTTATTCCTAACACAGCGCAGAATGCTCAGGAAATAGGGGATTCTCTTGGCGTTCAGGGAAGTCTTGTCGATTTCGATGTCTCGAAAATTATGATTGAACAGACTCAGACTGCAGTGAATCATCTTGATGCGTTTATTGAATCTCGAATTGATAATACGGTCCACTACGACACCACCGTTACAAGCATCAGCGAAGAAGAAGCTCTTGTGCAACTTTTTAACGACATCCGTACCGTAGTTGTGGATACGTCTTACGGGTTTAGCGAAGAAACGGTCAACGGGATTTTAGACGGAGCTATAAACGAGGGTAATTATAAATTAATAGTTCGACCGGAAGACCAGGCGCTTATCGCGACGATGGTCGAAGCGAATGTTGATGCGAGCCGCGATACCACCATTGCGATAGATGAAATTTTATCTGTAACGCAGGCAGACTTGTTCGATGCAATTCGACAAGGAAAAATGGATAGAGAACTTTTGCAAGCCGGTGTAAGCCAAGAACTGATTGATGCCATAAAAAATGGCGATGTAAATGAATTCAATATCGGTGAATATCGCAGTGGCGAAAAAACTGTAATTTCGGGTGATGATGTTGAACTTTATTACCATACGCGGTATTTCAGTCACTTGGGAGAATTTGTTGGAGATTATTCCAGTTCAATTAAATGTTCGGATCGTGATTTATATGGAGAAGAAGGTTGCTTAAAAACCAAGGGAAGAATTTTCCTAGCTTGGAATATGCGCTCTAATAATGGCCGTTTAGTGGGCACCGGAGTTTATATCGAACGCCTTGAAATCAAGGTTATCGTGAACGGGAAAAAAAATATACACCAGGTTCGGGATAAATTGATGGGCGTACGCCGTAAAGGTGGCGCGTTGTCTCATAAAAATAGTCTTTGA